The Mugil cephalus isolate CIBA_MC_2020 chromosome 11, CIBA_Mcephalus_1.1, whole genome shotgun sequence genome includes a window with the following:
- the LOC125017017 gene encoding syntaxin-12-like: MSYMRADSSWSQPRDFNGVVQICSSNIQKISQNSGQIKNLLYQQGTRQETSEVQEKLQQLQHYTNQIAKETNRHLKELSSLPPALSPSEQRQQKLQKERLMNDFSAALNNFQVVQRRAAEKEKESMARARAGSRVTGDGGSVNEELVTFEKEDEWNQRQIQTEEPSTITEEDLEIIKERETNIKQLEADIMDVNQIFKDLAVMIHDQGEMIDSIEANVENAEVHVDRGVVQLQKAAYYQRKSRKRMCMLAMVGSLVLIILIIIIWQAIK, translated from the exons ATGTCCTACATGAGAGCAGACAGCAGCTGGTCCCAGCCACGGGACTTCAACGGTGTGGTCCAGATATGCAGCTCCAACATCCAGAAGATCAGCCAAAACT CCGGCCAGATCAAAAATCTCCTCTACCAACAGGGGACGAGGCAGGAGACCTCAGAGGTCCAAGAGAAGCT ACAACAGCTGCAGCACTACACCAACCAGATCGCTAAAGAAACCAACAGACACTTGAAGGAGTTGAGCTCTCTGCCCCCGGCCCTGTCCCCGTCAGAGCAG AGGCAACAAAAGCTTCAGAAGGAGCGTTTAATGAACGACTTCTCCGCAGCCCTCAACAACTTCCAGGTGGTGCAGCGGAGAGCAGCCGAGAAAGAGAAGGAGTCGATGGCCAGAGCTCGAGCTGGATCCAGAGTTACG GGAGACGGAGGAAGTGTCAATGAAGAGCTGGTGACTTTTGAGaa GGAAGATGAGTGGAATCAGAGACAGATTCAGACCGAGGAGCCGAGCACCATTACAGAGGAGGACCTGGAGATCATCAAAGAGAGGGAGACTAACATCAAACAGCTGGAG GCCGACATCATGGACGTGAATCAGATCTTCAAGGATTTGGCTGTGATGATCCACGACCAGGGAGAGATGATTG ACAGTATCGAGGCCAATGTGGAGAACGCTGAGGTTCATGTCGACAGAGGGGTCGTCCAGTTGCAAAAGGCAGCGTACTACCAG AGGAAGTCCCGTAAGAGGATGTGCATGCTGGCCATGGTGGGGTCTCTGGtgctcatcatcctcatcatcatcatctggcAAGCCATCAAATGA
- the popdc3 gene encoding popeye domain-containing protein 3 produces MEPPDFEAMNFTVESVAPTHPLCTDWREGAEGSVFHLAHILLFLGFMGGSGFYGLLYLFTFLTLGFFCTSLWAWTDPCTTDSFLWSFALFAVSLGQALHVAYRLRSVSFDKDFQELYNTLFKKLGVSLTHFGMIVESSDGEVHTIEKDHCFAIEGKTAIDKLSVLLSGRIRVTVNGEFLHYIYPFQFLDSPEWDSLRPSEEGVFQVTLRADNRCRYVAWRRKKLYLLFAKHRYIAKIFALVVRNDIAEKLYSLNDKAFDKSGHRYDLRLPSYCHVSGTELEKADGLLQVPVQGGRAA; encoded by the exons ATGGAGCCCCCGGACTTCGAAGCCATGAACTTTACGGTGGAGTCGGTGGCTCCGACGCACCCGCTCTGCACGGACTGGAGGGAGGGCGCCGAGGGCTCCGTGTTCCACCTCGCgcacatcctcctcttcctcggcTTCATGGGCGGCAGCGGCTTCTACGGGCTCCTCTACCTGTTCACCTTCCTCACCCTGGGCTTCTTCTGCACCAGCCTCTGGGCTTGGACCGACCCCTGCACCACGGACTCTTTCCTGTGGAGTTTTGCGCTCTTCGCGGTGAGTTTGGGACAAGCGCTGCACGTCGCCTACAGGCTGAGGAGCGTCTCCTTCGACAAGGACTTCCAGGAGCTTTACAACACCCTGTTTAAAAAACTCGGGGTGTCGCTCACACATTTTGGGATGATAGTGGAGAGCAGCGACGGAGAAGTCCACACCATAGAGAAGGATCACTGCTTCGCCATTGAAGGGAAAACCGCGATTGACAAGCTGTCGGTGCTCTTGTCTGGCAG AATCCGTGTGACAGTTAACGGAGAGTTCCTGCATTACATCTACCCTTTCCAGTTTCTCGATTCACCTGAATGGGATTCTCTCAGGCCGTCGGAGGAGGGCGTATTCCAG GTGACCCTGCGTGCCGATAACCGTTGCCGATACGTGgcgtggaggaggaagaaactcTACCTGCTCTTCGCTAAACATCGCTACATTGCCAAGATCTTCGCCCTGGTTGTGCGCAATGACATCGCAGAAAAGCTGTACTCGCTGAACGACAAGGCGTTTGACAAGTCCGGGCACCGCTACGATCTCCGCTTACCAAGTTACTGTCACGTGTCAGGGACCGAATTAGAAAAGGCAGATGGTCTCCTGCAAGTGCCAGTGCAGGGTGGAAGAGCTGCCTGA
- the preb gene encoding prolactin regulatory element-binding protein yields MGKKRMPDLYRAPFPLYSIKVDPDTGLVITAGGGGASKTGIKNAVHFLDVQLVGEQRYSATLLHSHDTDTRATMNMAVGSGVIAAGQDGTCCLMKFKHCTQKEGKAAHKDAGNSVQQGNARRRAGKGDRGRQDGAAASGDTSDIKDETAQITVTGLAEVQSDLNPQDPLQKMVRFSPDLSLLLTGGTDGHIRVWEFPSLKKKFDFKAHEGEIEDLDISPGNKHLVTVGRDFACSVWSGNQLVIGLNWRETMPQIAEKTYRYMACRFGKVEDQKDALRLYTVQIPHKRDRKPPPCFLTKWDGKSLLPMLTAPCGTEVISSLAVSDSGTFLGLGTVTGSVAIYIAFSLQKLYYVQESHGIVVTDLAFLPDSMKGKNMKGNNETALLSVAVDSRCQVHTVTNRRYFPVWLVLFFCGLMVVGVIFLLQNLFPGFI; encoded by the exons ATGGGAAAGAAGAGGATGCCAGATCTGTACAGAGCCCCCTTCCCTTTATATTCTATTAAAGTGGACCCAGATACTGGGCTGGTgatcacagcaggaggagggggtgcgTCCAAGACGGGCATAAAGAATGCTGTG CACTTCCTGGATGTGCAGCTGGTCGGAGAGCAGAGGTACAGTGCCACCCTCCTCCACTCTCATGACACGGACACGCGTGCCACGATGAACATGGCCGTGGGCAGTGGCGTGATCGCGGCGGGGCAGGACGGGACCTGCTGTCTGATGAAGTTTAAACACTGCACGCAGAAAGAAGGCAAAGCTGCTCATAAAGACG CTGGCAACAGTGTGCAGCAAGGAAATGCCAGGCGAAGAGCTGGGAAaggagacagaggcagacaggACGGAGCCGCTGCGTCTGGAGACACGTCAGATATAAAGGACGAGACGGCTCAAATCACCGTGACCGGTTTGGCTGAAGTCCAGTCGGACCTGAACCCTCAGGACCCTCTCCAGAAAATGGTCAGGTTCAGTCCCGACTTGAGCCTTCTGCTGACGGGAGGCACAGACGGACACATCAGAGTCTGGGAG TTTCCATCCCTGAAGAAGAAGTTTGATTTCAAAGCACATGAAGGGGAAATTGAAGACTTGGACATTAGTCCAGGGAACAAG cacctGGTGACTGTCGGCCGAGACTTTGCCTGCAGCGTGTGGAGCGGCAACCAGTTGGTCATTGGCCTTAACTGGCGTGAAACTATGCCTCAAATAGCTGAGAAAACGTATCGATATATGGCATGCAG GTTTGGAAAGGTAGAAGACCAAAAAGACGCCCTGAGGCTTTACACGGTGCAAATCCCCCATAAAAGAGACCGAAAACCTCCTCCCTGTTTTCTCACCAAGTGGGACGGCAAGAGCTTGTTGCCCATGCTGACTGCTCCCTGTGGCACTGAGGTCATCTCGAGTCTGGCTGTCAG TGACTCTGGAACATTTCTTGGCCTTGGAACTGTGACAGGATCAGTAGCCATCTACATCGCTTTCTCCctacag aaactGTATTATGTGCAGGAGTCCCACGGCATCGTTGTGACAGATTTAGCCTTCCTGCCCGACTCCATGAAAGGCAAAAATATGAAAGGGAATAACGAGACAGCCTTGTTAAGTGTGGCTGTGGACAGCCGCTGTCAAGTACACACCGTCACCAACCGAA GATACTTCCCCGTCTGGCTGGTGCTCTTCTTCTGTGGCCTCATGGTGGTGGGAGTCATCTTCCTTCTACAGAACCTCTTCCCGGGATTTATTTAA